The following proteins are co-located in the Polymorphospora rubra genome:
- the sucB gene encoding 2-oxoglutarate dehydrogenase, E2 component, dihydrolipoamide succinyltransferase: MPVSVTMPRLGESVTEGTVTRWLKQEGDRVEVDEPLLEVSTDKVDTEIPSPAAGVLSRIVVSEDETAEVGSELAVIAGEDEAGESGGGAEQPAAEQPAEQPPAEEPAAAQPSAEAEEPAAAPAPAAEEKPAAQAGGETTVVRMPALGESVTEGTVTRWLKEVGEQVEADEPLLEVSTDKVDTEIPSPAAGTLLEIKVPQDETADVGAELAVIGAAGAAPSGGEPSGGAPAAQPEEPTAGASYASPAPEAEKAAEPAKAEQAAQPAAPKPAAPKPAAPAPAAPAAAAPAQANGAAEGGYVTPLVRKLAAEHGVDLASLSGTGVGGRIRKQDVLDAAEKAKAAAAQPAPAAAKPAAAAAKPAPKAEPSPLRGRTEKITRTRAVIAKRMFESLQTSAQLTTVVEVDVTKIAKLRQQAKNDFQQKNGVKLSFLPFFALAAIEALRTYPVVNAQLDLDAGTITYPDGEHLGIAVDTEKGLLVPVIRDAGDLNLAGLARRVADVAERTRSNKIGPDELSGATFTLTNTGSRGALFDTPIVPSPQAAILGTGAVVKRAVVVDDPDLGELIVPRSMIYLALSYDHRLVDGADAARFLSAIKERLEAGNFESELGLA; this comes from the coding sequence ATGCCGGTATCGGTCACCATGCCCCGGCTGGGAGAGAGCGTCACCGAAGGCACCGTCACCCGCTGGCTCAAGCAGGAGGGCGACCGGGTCGAGGTCGACGAGCCGCTGCTTGAGGTCTCGACCGACAAGGTCGACACCGAGATCCCGTCCCCCGCGGCGGGTGTGCTCAGCCGGATCGTGGTGAGCGAGGACGAGACCGCCGAGGTCGGCAGCGAACTCGCGGTGATCGCCGGCGAGGACGAGGCCGGCGAGAGCGGCGGCGGCGCGGAGCAGCCGGCCGCGGAGCAGCCCGCCGAGCAGCCGCCGGCCGAGGAGCCGGCCGCGGCGCAGCCGTCGGCCGAGGCGGAGGAGCCGGCCGCGGCGCCCGCGCCGGCCGCCGAGGAGAAGCCGGCCGCGCAGGCCGGCGGGGAGACCACGGTCGTCCGGATGCCGGCGCTCGGCGAGAGCGTCACCGAGGGCACCGTCACCCGCTGGCTGAAGGAGGTCGGCGAGCAGGTCGAGGCCGACGAGCCGCTGCTCGAGGTCTCGACCGACAAGGTCGACACCGAGATCCCGTCGCCGGCGGCGGGCACGCTGCTGGAGATCAAGGTTCCGCAGGACGAGACGGCCGACGTCGGTGCCGAGCTGGCCGTGATCGGCGCGGCCGGCGCCGCGCCGTCCGGCGGCGAACCGTCCGGTGGCGCCCCGGCCGCGCAGCCGGAGGAGCCGACCGCGGGCGCGTCGTACGCCTCGCCGGCTCCCGAGGCGGAGAAGGCCGCGGAGCCGGCCAAGGCCGAGCAGGCCGCCCAGCCCGCGGCGCCGAAGCCGGCCGCCCCGAAGCCGGCCGCCCCGGCTCCGGCGGCCCCGGCCGCTGCGGCGCCCGCGCAGGCCAACGGTGCCGCCGAGGGTGGCTACGTCACCCCGCTGGTCCGCAAGCTCGCCGCCGAGCACGGCGTCGACCTGGCGTCGCTGTCCGGCACCGGGGTCGGTGGCCGGATCCGCAAGCAGGACGTGCTCGACGCGGCCGAGAAGGCCAAGGCGGCCGCCGCACAGCCGGCTCCCGCCGCGGCCAAGCCGGCCGCCGCTGCCGCCAAGCCGGCGCCGAAGGCCGAGCCGAGCCCGCTGCGCGGCCGTACGGAGAAGATCACCCGGACCCGTGCGGTGATCGCCAAGCGGATGTTCGAGTCGTTGCAGACGTCGGCGCAGCTCACCACGGTGGTCGAGGTCGACGTGACCAAGATCGCCAAGCTGCGTCAGCAGGCCAAGAACGACTTCCAGCAGAAGAACGGCGTCAAGCTGTCCTTCCTGCCGTTCTTCGCCCTGGCCGCGATCGAGGCGCTGCGGACGTACCCGGTGGTCAACGCGCAGCTCGACCTCGACGCCGGGACCATCACCTACCCGGACGGCGAGCACCTGGGCATCGCGGTCGACACGGAGAAGGGTCTGCTGGTTCCGGTCATCCGCGACGCCGGTGACCTCAACCTGGCCGGCCTGGCGCGTCGGGTCGCCGACGTCGCCGAGCGCACCCGCAGCAACAAGATCGGCCCGGACGAGCTCTCCGGCGCCACCTTCACGCTGACCAACACCGGCAGCCGGGGCGCCCTGTTCGACACCCCGATCGTGCCGTCGCCGCAGGCCGCCATCCTCGGCACCGGCGCGGTCGTGAAGCGGGCGGTCGTGGTCGACGACCCCGACCTGGGCGAGCTGATCGTGCCGCGCTCGATGATCTACCTGGCGCTGTCGTACGACCACCGTCTGGTCGACGGCGCGGACGCGGCCCGCTTCCTCAGCGCGATCAAGGAGCGCCTGGAGGCCGGCAACTTCGAGTCGGAGCTGGGCCTGGCCTGA
- the lpdA gene encoding dihydrolipoyl dehydrogenase, with amino-acid sequence MSEPNGGTFDVVILGGGSGGYAAALRAAQLDLTVALIEKDKLGGTCLHRGCIPTKALLHAGEVADQTRESEQFGVKAELIGVDMAGVNAYKNGVVSRLFKGLTGLIGGSKNITVVNGAGRLVGPDTVEVDGKRYTGRNVILATGSYSRTIPGLEVDGQRVITSEHALELDRVPASAIVLGGGVIGVEFASAWKSFGVDVTVVEALPRLVAAEDEESSKALERAFRKRGIAFKVGKPFEKVEHTDSGVKVTIAGGEVLEAELLLVAVGRGPTTANLGYEEQGVRLDRGFVLTDERLRTGVGNIFAVGDIVPGLQLAHRGFQQGIFVAEEIAGRNPAVIDENGIPRVTYSDPELASVGLTEAKAKEKYGADKVKTYNYNLGGNGKSQILKTTGFVKLVRVEDGPVVGVHMVGARVGELIGEAQLIFNWEAYPAEVAQLVHAHPTQGEALGEAHLALAGKPLHAHA; translated from the coding sequence GTGAGTGAGCCGAACGGCGGAACCTTCGACGTCGTCATTCTCGGCGGCGGCAGCGGCGGTTACGCGGCCGCACTGCGGGCCGCGCAGCTGGACCTGACGGTCGCGCTGATCGAGAAGGACAAGCTCGGCGGCACCTGCCTGCACCGTGGCTGCATCCCGACCAAGGCCCTCCTGCACGCCGGTGAGGTCGCCGACCAGACCCGCGAGTCCGAGCAGTTCGGCGTCAAGGCGGAGCTGATCGGGGTCGACATGGCCGGCGTCAACGCCTACAAGAACGGCGTCGTCTCCCGGCTCTTCAAGGGCCTGACCGGCCTGATCGGCGGGTCCAAGAACATCACCGTGGTCAACGGCGCGGGCCGGCTGGTCGGCCCGGACACCGTCGAGGTCGACGGGAAGCGCTACACCGGCCGCAACGTCATCCTGGCCACCGGCTCCTACTCGCGGACGATCCCCGGCCTGGAGGTCGACGGCCAGCGGGTGATCACCAGCGAGCACGCCCTCGAACTCGACCGGGTTCCGGCGTCGGCGATCGTGCTGGGCGGCGGCGTCATCGGCGTCGAGTTCGCCAGCGCGTGGAAGTCGTTCGGCGTCGACGTGACCGTCGTCGAGGCGCTGCCCCGGCTGGTGGCGGCCGAGGACGAGGAGTCGTCGAAGGCGCTGGAGCGGGCGTTCCGCAAGCGCGGCATCGCCTTCAAGGTCGGCAAGCCGTTCGAGAAGGTCGAGCACACCGACAGCGGGGTCAAGGTGACCATCGCCGGTGGCGAGGTCCTCGAGGCCGAGCTGCTGCTGGTCGCGGTCGGCCGTGGCCCGACGACCGCGAACCTCGGCTACGAGGAGCAGGGCGTCCGCCTCGACCGCGGGTTCGTGCTGACCGACGAGCGGCTGCGCACCGGGGTCGGCAACATCTTCGCCGTCGGCGACATCGTGCCCGGCCTCCAGCTCGCCCACCGCGGTTTCCAGCAGGGCATCTTCGTCGCCGAGGAGATCGCCGGCCGGAACCCGGCGGTCATCGACGAGAACGGCATCCCCCGGGTCACCTACTCCGACCCGGAGCTGGCGTCGGTCGGCCTCACCGAGGCCAAGGCCAAGGAGAAGTACGGCGCCGACAAGGTCAAGACCTACAACTACAACCTCGGCGGCAACGGCAAGAGCCAGATCCTCAAGACCACGGGCTTCGTCAAGCTCGTGCGGGTCGAGGACGGCCCGGTCGTCGGCGTACACATGGTGGGCGCCCGGGTCGGGGAGCTGATCGGTGAGGCCCAGCTCATCTTCAACTGGGAGGCCTACCCGGCCGAGGTGGCACAGCTCGTGCACGCCCACCCCACCCAGGGTGAGGCGCTCGGCGAGGCACACCTCGCGCTGGCCGGCAAGCCCCTGCACGCGCACGCCTGA
- a CDS encoding TIGR01777 family oxidoreductase, whose protein sequence is MRILIAGSSGFLGSRLVAHLTDEGHEMLRLVRREPRGPGEVRWNPSAGELDRAVLAGVDAVVNLAGAGVGDRRWTDAYKSLIRSSRVDTTSTLARAVAALPAADRPRVLLNSSAVGWYGDTGDERVEEDAPAGEGYLADVCRVWEAATGPAENAGVRVVRLRTGYPLHRDGGFIQPQLLPFKAGIGGRFGSGRQWVPWISLHDWLWAVSFLLDRDDLAGPVNLVGPAPVTNAEFTDVFAAQLHRPAILPIPAFGLRIVLGEFAIEALSSARVLPGVLSGAGFEFRHRTLPEAMRAAFPEP, encoded by the coding sequence ATGCGGATTCTGATCGCCGGCTCGTCCGGCTTCCTGGGCAGCCGGCTGGTCGCGCACCTCACCGACGAGGGGCACGAGATGCTCCGGCTCGTCCGCCGGGAGCCGCGCGGACCGGGCGAGGTCCGCTGGAACCCGTCAGCCGGGGAGCTCGACCGGGCCGTACTCGCCGGTGTCGACGCGGTGGTCAACCTGGCCGGCGCCGGCGTCGGTGACCGGCGCTGGACCGACGCGTACAAGTCGCTGATCCGGTCCAGCCGGGTCGACACCACCTCGACGTTGGCCCGGGCGGTCGCCGCCCTGCCGGCCGCCGACCGCCCGAGGGTGCTGCTCAACTCCTCGGCGGTCGGCTGGTACGGCGACACCGGCGACGAGCGGGTCGAGGAGGACGCGCCGGCCGGCGAGGGCTACCTGGCCGACGTGTGCCGGGTCTGGGAGGCGGCCACCGGCCCGGCGGAGAATGCCGGGGTACGGGTGGTCCGGCTGCGTACCGGCTATCCGCTGCACCGCGACGGTGGTTTCATCCAGCCGCAGTTGCTGCCGTTCAAGGCGGGCATCGGGGGCCGGTTCGGCAGCGGCCGGCAGTGGGTGCCGTGGATCTCGCTCCACGACTGGCTGTGGGCGGTCTCGTTCCTGCTCGACCGGGACGATCTCGCTGGCCCGGTCAACCTGGTCGGCCCGGCACCGGTGACCAATGCGGAGTTCACCGACGTCTTCGCCGCCCAACTGCACCGGCCGGCGATTCTGCCGATTCCCGCGTTCGGGCTGCGGATCGTGCTCGGCGAGTTCGCGATCGAGGCGCTGAGCAGTGCCCGGGTGTTGCCGGGGGTGCTGTCCGGCGCCGGCTTCGAGTTCCGCCATCGGACGCTGCCCGAGGCGATGCGGGCCGCATTCCCCGAGCCATGA